A region of the Candidatus Cloacimonadota bacterium genome:
TGGACTCTTCCATCGTCAGAGCGGTTGCCTGATGGTTCCTCTGACCAGGAATCTCATCATCTCCTACAGGCTCTGTCTCGATAAACTCTTTCCTGCGTGTCGCCGTAATTTATAAGTGCACCAGAAACGGAACTATAGATTGCACCACTCTGAGGAAAAAATAAACTGCCTCTTGATGGAACGATCAGGAGGTACAAGTGAAAGGAGTGAATATGTATAACCGAGTTCAATCTCTGCTGTCCGAGTCCAAGAGTCTTCGTCAGATATCTCGGGAACCGGGTTCTCCATACTCAAATGACAAAACCACAGGAACATCGTATTATAGACAAGCTGCTCTTCCATCTGGTAATCAGATAACTTGTTCCAAGCCTGAACTAACATGATCCTAAACATCACTTCTGCCGAATATGTGTCCCTACCGGCTACAGAAGTCCTTTTTGATCTCAACTTTGTTGACCAGTTTGTTGATCCTCTTCCAGTCAAGCAGTTGATCCA
Encoded here:
- a CDS encoding transposase translates to MTGRGSTNWSTKLRSKRTSVAGRDTYSAEVMFRIMLVQAWNKLSDYQMEEQLVYNTMFLWFCHLSMENPVPEISDEDSWTRTAEIELGYTYSLLSLVPPDRSIKRQFIFSSEWCNL